A genomic window from Terriglobales bacterium includes:
- a CDS encoding glycosyltransferase encodes MRDLLFPTVAIYNPPTSRARMGTPGYSIVIPAYNESERICHALDRVLEHIGQQQWDAEIIVVNDGSRDHTADLVRGYAAQHPA; translated from the coding sequence GTGAGGGACCTGCTGTTCCCGACCGTCGCCATATACAATCCTCCGACGTCCCGCGCCCGCATGGGAACCCCCGGCTACAGCATCGTCATTCCCGCCTACAACGAGAGTGAGCGCATCTGCCACGCGCTCGACCGGGTGCTTGAGCACATCGGGCAGCAGCAGTGGGATGCCGAGATCATCGTCGTCAACGACGGCTCGCGCGACCACACCGCGGACCTGGTGCGTGGCTATGCCGCCCAGCACCCGGC